The following DNA comes from Streptococcus pasteurianus.
CAGACTACCAACTGCGATGTGTTTTTATGTCAGCTTTAGTATATCAGATTTTACTGATTTTGAAAGAGAATACCTTGATAACCTAGAAAACTTGGCAAATCTACCGTAAAGACATTAGCCACCACAAATTGATATTTCCCTTTAAAATGTCCCAAATGTGTCATGGTTCTGATGTTGTATTTCTTGGCAAATTTCTTATAAGCAACATAATCAATTTTCTTAGTATCAAGAAAATAAATTGTTTGTTCTACAGCCTCAAGCCGTTCCAAACCTCTCTGCGTATCCACATTATCCAAACGACCAACAAAAAGGAAAAATTCCTCTTTAGCCGCCATTTTTTCTTTCACCGCATCAAGCGTAACAAAACAAATATTATCAGCCGTTTCAGCCTTAACATCACCACAATAAAATAAAAAAGATAGGAGTAACAACCCCAACACACTCACTACTCTCATTTTTCCCTCCTACCTATTTATTCGAAAAAAGAAAGAAAAACCTCCCGAAAAATTTCGGGAGGAAAAACTCACCAAATTTGGTAAGTTTATTCTTCTGAATAAGGTACTAAGTATAATTCCTTGTTTTGATATTCTGCTAAAAAAATCTCCTTTGGGGATTTAATCCCTTGCTTATTAAGTTTTTTAAATAACCACTCTTCTTCATGGTCAATCAATTCAAGAACATCATAGTTAATACGTCCATTACTGATAAGTGGAAATTTAGGAGTTTCAGAATTTTTATCTAAAATTGTTAACTTACCATTTGGTTCCATAATAGCACTTTTAACATCCTTGGTAGAGTTCACACCTTCCATTCTCAAATGAAGCATCAGTTGATCTGCTGATAAGCCAACTTGAGCACAATTTTCAACATTAACCTTACCATTTTTTATCAAAATCACAGGATTTCCAACGACAATAGCTTTGATTATTTTATTATTAATTAGCAGTTTTACAATAATTACTACCAACGACCAAATCAATAAAATAATGAGAAAAGTTAAAATTGAAATAGAATTATTATAGATAACCCCACCAATAATGCCACCAAGAACATAATTTTGAATCTGATTCAGTGGAGTGTTTACCGAAAATTCATATTTTCCTAAAATGTTAATTTGTAAAATCATGACAAGAATCCCCAAAAGAAATTTAATGCTTACTAAGAGATACATATTCATCAATTATCTTCCTCCGTTAATATAGACATGATGATCAATCACATGTGTGCATTCAAGTGTATAAGAATTATTATCGTTATTAAGATGAACAGTGTAGTCCTCCTTATTGTAACGTACAATAATACCATCCTTTAATACTGTAGAATTAACTAAAATATCTTCTGGCAAAATATCATTATCGGTAGCAACACTTTCAATAAATTTCACCAAAACCTGCGATTGTGAAAAATCATGATTATTTTGCATATAGTCTTCGACTTGTATACCTAAAAGAACTAACATTAAAACCACAATTCCGATACTAATATCTCGCAAACGCGTCTTAAGTCGATTACGCATATAATGGAGACTTGTAAGCATGACAATCACAAGTAACATAATCAAAACTACCGAACGAAACACTAGATTAAATGATTGATTTTGTGTAATATACTCCAAATTATAAAAATTCATACTTCTTATCCTTAACTATCTCTAACTTAGTTCATCATTATACTATTTCTAATTGTCAAAATAAAGAAGTATGTTTGTCTTTTAAACAATAAAGCCGGTTTTTAAAATTATTTTAAAAACCAGCTTTATTCGGTATTTAACAGTTAATTAATAACGATTTTCTACTTTTTGCAAAAAATTATACAGAGCACCATAGAGATTAGCATCATTACCAAATTTCGTTGCCATAATCTCAATATCTTTTGGTATATTAACTTCTAGGATAGGATTAGACTTAATAATAGTATTAAATTGACGATTGATTTCTTCAACCAGAATTTTTTGAGCACTAATTCCTCCACCAATAACAAATCGTTTTACATCCAAGATTCCTTGAATGGAAAGAATTTGATTAGCGATAACATAGCAATAATCTTCAAAAATTGAAATAGCTTGTTTATTACCACCATGAATAGCTTCAAAGGCTGCCTTGCCATCTGTTATATTATCATTTCCAAGCATAGTATTAATACGCTCAACCATACCAACAGCAGAGCTTGTAAAACCAGCACATGAATAGTCATCAGCACTATAATCAGATGACATAAAGCTAAACTCTCCTGCTTGGAAATGTGGTCCAATACGAAGTTGACCGTCTAGAATAATTCCTCCACCGACACCAGTTCCTAAAATCATTGCCACACCGTTGTCAATTCCTTTAAGATTTCCAAGCCAAAGTTCTGCCAATGCTGCTGCTTTACCATCATTTTGAACTGAAATGCGTTTACCATAAGTTTCTAATTCGCTTTCAACACAAAAACCATCTAAATAAGTTAGAGCTCCCCCAAAATAAATCGTTTCTGTTTTAGTATCAATTTTTCCCGGAACACTAAAAGCGTAGCCACAAACTTGCTCATAATATTGATCTATCAAGGACTGAATAAGTTGTGTGAATTCAGCTAAATTATCTGGTGTTGATTGCTTCTTACTCTCTTTTAGATGGCCATCTGCGGTCATCACCCCATACTTAATATCCGTTCCACCAACATCTACTGTCAAATATTCTGTCATCACTTATTCCTCCCTATGTAAATATTTCGAAATCAGATAAACCGGTGTACAACTCCAAGCATGGCAATAACTAGAAATAATCGGACTACCATATGGTGAATAATCAGGCTTATCCGGATCAAAAGCTTCCCAAAAAGTATCTGCACCTAGACGAATCATCTGTCCCCAATAGTTTTTCATTAGCTCAGTAGCTTCTTCTTTTAAACCAGCAACAAACAAAGCTTCTGTCACATGATGATACATATACGGTGTCGCAATATTTTTTATTGGGAATAATTTTTCTATTGTAGTCATCATAATTTTCCGATTCATTTCTTTAGGAAAAACACCCGCTAAAACCATCCAAACTTGACTAGCTATATTATACTCAACTTTTTCCGTCTTGAATAGATTTTTTTCCGAATCAAATAAATTATTTTTAGAATAATTTACTAGCTTATCTAAAACAGATTCATAGTACTCAGTAATACCAAAATCTCCTGCTTTTTGAGCTAACTCTATAAATTGTCGTAAAACATAAATCATGATAGCTTGTAAACAAGTTGTTTTATCAAATTCAGTTGACCAGTCTACAAAAACAGGATAACTTTCATCAGCACAAACCTTACCATCCTCTTGTATGTACGTCAAACTGGTATTTATTTGCTTCTTAGCAATAGGATATAAATCCCCTAACAACTCTTCATCATCCTCTTGAGCTAAATAATCGTGCAAAACACTAATAAAAAATAACGAGTATTCAAACAAAAAGGTGTCATCTGGAATAGGATAGGGTTTCGTAAAAACATTCGCAGAAATACGACCATCTTCTGTAGTCATAGCTCCAAAAAGATACAAGCAGCGTTTAACTAAGTCATTTTGTTTAAAACTTTCATAATTTGCCAACGCTTGTAAACGAAGATCACCCAACCATAAACGCCTATCACGCTTAGGACCATCTTCAAAAACATCAGTCATGCAATCTTCCAAAGTTTTCAAGCCAACTTGATAAATAGCTGCTAACTCCATATCCTCAATTTTGGGAAAAGGAAGATTATCACTATCAACACAAGATTCAGTTATTAATCTTGGATTAGAAAAGACAACTGACCATTTTGGAGAGGTATCCAATACTTTGATTTCAACGTATCGAAAAGCATAACGTCTAGGAAGTGAAAGGAGAGTTGGTAATTCATCTAAATGAATAAATTCTTCCTGAATCCAACCTCTAGCTAGCCACCCATCATATTCTTCCGACTCATGTGATAGTTCTGCTGCAACCTCTGCAAAACGGAGTCGAATATAAAGTG
Coding sequences within:
- a CDS encoding DUF421 domain-containing protein, yielding MNMYLLVSIKFLLGILVMILQINILGKYEFSVNTPLNQIQNYVLGGIIGGVIYNNSISILTFLIILLIWSLVVIIVKLLINNKIIKAIVVGNPVILIKNGKVNVENCAQVGLSADQLMLHLRMEGVNSTKDVKSAIMEPNGKLTILDKNSETPKFPLISNGRINYDVLELIDHEEEWLFKKLNKQGIKSPKEIFLAEYQNKELYLVPYSEE
- a CDS encoding DUF3290 domain-containing protein is translated as MNFYNLEYITQNQSFNLVFRSVVLIMLLVIVMLTSLHYMRNRLKTRLRDISIGIVVLMLVLLGIQVEDYMQNNHDFSQSQVLVKFIESVATDNDILPEDILVNSTVLKDGIIVRYNKEDYTVHLNNDNNSYTLECTHVIDHHVYINGGR
- a CDS encoding ROK family protein; its protein translation is MTEYLTVDVGGTDIKYGVMTADGHLKESKKQSTPDNLAEFTQLIQSLIDQYYEQVCGYAFSVPGKIDTKTETIYFGGALTYLDGFCVESELETYGKRISVQNDGKAAALAELWLGNLKGIDNGVAMILGTGVGGGIILDGQLRIGPHFQAGEFSFMSSDYSADDYSCAGFTSSAVGMVERINTMLGNDNITDGKAAFEAIHGGNKQAISIFEDYCYVIANQILSIQGILDVKRFVIGGGISAQKILVEEINRQFNTIIKSNPILEVNIPKDIEIMATKFGNDANLYGALYNFLQKVENRY
- a CDS encoding alpha-L-rhamnosidase-related protein encodes the protein MAFTFQMNHSIKFNHDEGLLKKAELLTPPLINKEKKLVRLGELTKDITKFEGWTIKTLDMKIDDKEYKKDDSLILDFGNHYVGRFAIDINSVGSPMDAPLYIRLRFAEVAAELSHESEEYDGWLARGWIQEEFIHLDELPTLLSLPRRYAFRYVEIKVLDTSPKWSVVFSNPRLITESCVDSDNLPFPKIEDMELAAIYQVGLKTLEDCMTDVFEDGPKRDRRLWLGDLRLQALANYESFKQNDLVKRCLYLFGAMTTEDGRISANVFTKPYPIPDDTFLFEYSLFFISVLHDYLAQEDDEELLGDLYPIAKKQINTSLTYIQEDGKVCADESYPVFVDWSTEFDKTTCLQAIMIYVLRQFIELAQKAGDFGITEYYESVLDKLVNYSKNNLFDSEKNLFKTEKVEYNIASQVWMVLAGVFPKEMNRKIMMTTIEKLFPIKNIATPYMYHHVTEALFVAGLKEEATELMKNYWGQMIRLGADTFWEAFDPDKPDYSPYGSPIISSYCHAWSCTPVYLISKYLHREE